TCGATATGTCCGCTCTGAGCCTCACCAACTATGTTGCCACCGCCTCTTATCTCTAAGTCATGATAAGCTAAAACTGAGCCAGAACCTAAAAACGAGTTACTTTCAAGTGCAACAAGACGTTTTAATGCATCACCACTTAAAGTATTTTTATCTTCTACTAAAAAATAACAATACGCCTGTCTATCACTCCTACCCACTCGCCCACGTAGCTGATGCAAGTCAGCCATACCAAATTTATTTGCATTTTCAACGATTATTGTATTCGCATTTGGTAGATGTATACCACTCTCAATAATACTGGTACAAAGAAGCACATCATATTGTCTATCTTCAAATTTTATCATCTCATCTTCAGTTGTTTTTGCATTTATCTTTGAGTGAAGCACTAAAATGCGGATTTTAGGCATTATTTGACGTAAAGCTGTAGCAGTTTGCTCGATATCATCTATATGATTATGGATATAAAATATCTGTCCGCCACGACGTAACTCACGCATAAAAGCCTCTTTTATCACCTTTTCATCCCATTCTCTCACGCTCGTTCGCACATCTAGCCTTGAACTAGGCGGCGTGGTTAAAATAGAATAGGTTTTTATCTTTGAAAGTGCCATATTTAGACTACGCGGTATAGGTGTAGCACTCATACTTAAAATATGTGAGTTAGCAGAGAGTTCTTTTAGTTGCTCTTTTTGTTTCACACCAAATTTATGCTCTTCGTCAATGACGATCAGCCCTATATTTATCGCTTTGATGCTTAAAAGTGCGTGCGTACCAACACAAACACAAGGTTCACCATCACTTAATGCTTTTATAATAGCTGACTTTTCTTTTGTGCTAGTAAAGCGATCAAGTCTATAAATTCTAATCCCAAAACCGTTAAATCGCTCTTTTAAGCTCTTAAAATGCTGAGCACTAAGCAGCGTAGTTGGCACAAAAAACAGAGACTGAAAACCTGACTTAACACAAGCAAATATCGCATTCATCGCAACTTCTGTCTTTCCAAAGCCCACATCTCCGCTTAGCAGGCGATCCATCACGCGACCACTTTTTAACTCGGTTAAAATTTCATCAACGGCTCGCTCTTGATCGGTAGTGTATTCAAACCCAGCATTTTGTCTAAATTTTAAGTATTCAAGATCATTTTTAGCTATCAATTTGCCATTTATCAGCTCACGTTTAGCCGCGATAGCAATGATCTTAGATGCGATTACAAAGAGTTTTTCACGCACTTTTTCTTTTATCTTTGCAAAACTAGCCTTACCAAGCCTATCAAGCACAGCTACGGAGCCGTTTTGAGCGATATAACGATCTATTAAATTTAGGTGTTCAACAGGCAAAAGCAGCTTATCATCATTTTGATAAATAATAATTACAAATTCCTTTGTAGCTCCAAGCACAGTTAGCTTCTCAAGCCCTAAAAATCGCCCTATACCGTAATCTTGATGAACAACATAATCATTTACTTTAAGCTCATCTATAACTAAACTCGTACGTTTTTTACGCTGTTTTTTCTCAAATTTATTAAGTGAAATGATAATCTCATCACTTGAGGTTAAGTTAACAACCAATGGACTTTGTATAAATTTTATATTTTTAAACTCATTTAGTTCATAAGAGTTAAAAAGTCCTTCATTGCGACACAAAACGCTTATTTGCTTATTTGCATTTAGTTCAAAAAAGCTAGCACTCGGAGTTACTTCAAGGTCTTTATAAATTTGTGGTTCAGGCAAGACAGATAGCTTTCTTATCACACTTACATCACGGTCAATGCCGTCAAAATCGATATTTTTAACAAGCACAGCATTAAAATTTACTAGATAATCAACAAAGTCATCAATTGCCCAAAAGCCAAGAGAATTTAGATCACTAACGATCGCATCAGTCTGCATACTCTGCACTCTATCACTTACTTCGTCAAATTCTTGTGCATTTAAATTTGCTATGAAAGGTGTTATTTCAATACTTTCAAGCTCCTCTTTTGAGCTTATCTGCGTAGCTGATGAGTAACTACGAATGCTCTCAATCTCATCATCAAATAGTAATATACGCGTCGGTTCATCGGCATTTATTGAAAATATATCGATGATATCCCCACGTGAGCTAAACTCGCCCCTGCTCTCGACTATATCTACGTTTTCATAACCAAAACGTAAAAGCTCATCTACAAGCTCTCTTAAATTTATCTTATCACCAAAACTTATCACTCGACTTTGGAGATGTTTTTGTCCTGGAAGGCGGTTTAAAAGCGTTGAAAAAGGACTAACGATAAGCTTTTTACCATCAAATTTATAATACGCACTAAGAGCAGTTGAGATCTCAAAAAGCTCTTGACTAAAACTACGCAGGTCATCTCCAAAATGGGCTCTAAAATCAGGAAGCTTAAACGCTTTAAATCCAGCAAATTCAGCAACATCCGCACATAAATTTACCTCTTTTTCATCTTCACAAACTAAAATTTCACAGTTATTTTTTAAAAGATACTCATAAACCTTTGCCTGCATAATAATCCCTTAAAAACGCCTCAACAAGGTAAAACGAACCAAATGCTAGATAAATTTCATCACTATTTTTAACTAAAATTTCACTCATATCACTATTGTCGAACTTACGATATATGATACCAAGTTTATCAAGAGCTTTTATCAAATTTTTGCCACCTAGTTCACGCCCATCGCAATCATAATGATAGATCAAAACCTGTTTTAAAATAGGCTTTAATACGCTTAAAACCGCGTGAAAATCTTTATCCATAAAGGTATTGTAAATAAGTGTTAATTTTTTATCTTTAAACTCATTACTACTAAATTTACTCACGATCGCAACTGCACCAAGCTCGTTGTGTCCAACATCTACGTATAAATTTGACGCTATCTTTTCACACCTACCACGAAGATCTAAATCAGTCAAATTTGATATATCTAGCTTTTCTAACAAAATTTTAGCTACCGCACTTGCAAGAGTTAAATTTGAATGCAAAAAATCAGCCAAATCAAATTTATCAGCATATATTTTTATCTGTTTTTTATCATTATCATTTAAAGTTTCACTAGCAAATTTAAGATTTGAACCTAAACTTTTAGCGATGTTAAATGCGATCTTAACGCTTGTTTCATTCATATCATCATTTAATAAAGCCGTATCACACATCGCTTTAAATTTAGTCGCACTGATCGCTTCTAGCGTATTACCTAAAGTTGAAATGTGGTCGATACCAATGGGAGTAAATACACTTAAACACTTATCAAAAACATTTGTCGCGTCAAGCTCACCACCCATACCAGCTTCACAAATGAAATAATCACAACTCTCAAAAAGCACTGCTGCAAGGAGTGTGGCATACTCAAAATAGCTAGTTTTTACGCGAAATTCATCACTTAGCATACTCAAAAGTCGCTCGTGAGTGTCTTGAAGTAGCTCATCACTAACAATTTCACCATTTAGCCAAAAACGCTCATTAAATTTAAATATATGCGGACTAGTGTAATGCCCAACACTAACGCCATTTAGACGTAAAATTTGAGCTAGGAATCGCCCAGTTGAGCCTTTCCCATTTGTGCCGATTATGTGTATTATTTTAAATGGCTTTAAATTTAACTTTATGCTAGCCCAAGCACGCGGCATACGCGTGTAGTCTATCTCTTTATAAAATAGTGGCTTATCTTGTAAAAACTGCTCTAATTTCATTAAATTTCATCGATGATCTTTGGCATTACTTGGTTACGTCCGCCCTGTTTTGCAGCATACAGCATCTTATCGGCCGCTTCAAGTGTCAAAGCACTACTAGCATTTGCACCTCTAGTCGCCACGCCTGAGCTTATACTAACCTTGATCCTATCCGTCTTATATATAAATTTAAACCCATCTATCATAACTCTAAGCTTATCTGCACATTTTACAGCATCTTTTAAACTAGCACTAGGAAGAAGTATGACAAATTCTTCGCCACCATATCGACCGACAAAGTCAATATCACGCAAGTTTTTCTTTAAAATTTTAGCTACGGTCGAGAGTATAATATCTCCAGCGTCGTGCCCATAGTTATCATTTATATTTTTAAAGAAGTCAATATCTACAAAACATAGCGAGTAATCATGTCCGTAACGCTTATATGAGCTTTCAATCTTATCAAGTTCTTTCATTAACGCACGTTTTGTTGCGACTTTGGTTAGATAATCCTCTTGACTCTCAAGTTTTGCGGCTTCAAGCTCCTTTTCAAGAGAGCTTACGCGATTTTGCAAATCAGATATAGTTGCTTGATTGTTGCTCATCTCTATACCAAACTCTTGACTCTCGATCTCAAGGGCATTTGCGACCTCTAATATCATATTTTTGACCTGCCCTATTGTGTTTGTATTTAGACTTATATCTTTGATGTTTTGCCTTATATTTTGCATCTTTTGTGAGCTTAAGTTTGAACTAATGACTATCTCTGAAATTTTATCGCCAATGCTTTCTAAGACGTCATTTAATGAGCCTATCTGTTGCTTTATCTCAGCTTTATCCTCTTCAATACGACGCTCCACAAAGCCCTTTATCTTATCTCGTAACTCTTGTGTTTCAAGCAAAGTTGGATTTTGAGTTATCTCATTTTTTAACTCATTTAATTCACTTGTCAGTTCATTTGTGATACTTGGTTCAAGAGCAAACATGATAAGATCTGCTATAAGTGCGATACCAGATCTGTCTTGTTTGAGCGTTAAGAAATTTTCAAGCTCCTTACTCATCATAGGCAGATCATCAAAGCTTCTCACGCCATAATACTTAAGAAAATCTAAAAATTCAGGATTGTAACTATCTATAAATTTAAACCACTTCTCACGCATAGCGTCTAGGTCTTTATCATCGTATTTTTGAGCGAGCAACTTCATTCCATCTTCTGCTAAAATCTTTGCATTTTTATTATGAAGCACTGTGATAGCTTGCAAAACTCGCCTAGCAAAGCTATTTAAAGACTTAAATATATTTTCATCTATGGCAGAAGTCTGAGTATTTTGCTGAGATGAGTTTCTTACAAGTCGTGCTGTCATAAATGCAACAAATTCATCTATCGTTTTTATATTTAAATTCGAAGCTTGATTTCTGTATTCAAGACTAAGTCTTGAGATATACTTTTCAATCTTTCGACTCTCTTCTGTTACAAAGCCATATTTTTTAGAAATTTCATTAAAAATATCAGTATAATTTTCAGGCGTGAGCATTA
This window of the Campylobacter anatolicus genome carries:
- the mfd gene encoding transcription-repair coupling factor, which produces MQAKVYEYLLKNNCEILVCEDEKEVNLCADVAEFAGFKAFKLPDFRAHFGDDLRSFSQELFEISTALSAYYKFDGKKLIVSPFSTLLNRLPGQKHLQSRVISFGDKINLRELVDELLRFGYENVDIVESRGEFSSRGDIIDIFSINADEPTRILLFDDEIESIRSYSSATQISSKEELESIEITPFIANLNAQEFDEVSDRVQSMQTDAIVSDLNSLGFWAIDDFVDYLVNFNAVLVKNIDFDGIDRDVSVIRKLSVLPEPQIYKDLEVTPSASFFELNANKQISVLCRNEGLFNSYELNEFKNIKFIQSPLVVNLTSSDEIIISLNKFEKKQRKKRTSLVIDELKVNDYVVHQDYGIGRFLGLEKLTVLGATKEFVIIIYQNDDKLLLPVEHLNLIDRYIAQNGSVAVLDRLGKASFAKIKEKVREKLFVIASKIIAIAAKRELINGKLIAKNDLEYLKFRQNAGFEYTTDQERAVDEILTELKSGRVMDRLLSGDVGFGKTEVAMNAIFACVKSGFQSLFFVPTTLLSAQHFKSLKERFNGFGIRIYRLDRFTSTKEKSAIIKALSDGEPCVCVGTHALLSIKAINIGLIVIDEEHKFGVKQKEQLKELSANSHILSMSATPIPRSLNMALSKIKTYSILTTPPSSRLDVRTSVREWDEKVIKEAFMRELRRGGQIFYIHNHIDDIEQTATALRQIMPKIRILVLHSKINAKTTEDEMIKFEDRQYDVLLCTSIIESGIHLPNANTIIVENANKFGMADLHQLRGRVGRSDRQAYCYFLVEDKNTLSGDALKRLVALESNSFLGSGSVLAYHDLEIRGGGNIVGEAQSGHIEAIGYSLYLKMLEDEINKLLNKESIKTEKIDLKLSINAFLNQDFIHEDRLRLEIYRRLSKCENISSVYEIQSELEDRFGKIDVYTNQFLQLIIIKILALKCGFKAISNAETNIVLTKFDDEKVRLKSRSKDDDDIIDEILVYLRKNLKEVS
- a CDS encoding Mur ligase family protein; translation: MKLEQFLQDKPLFYKEIDYTRMPRAWASIKLNLKPFKIIHIIGTNGKGSTGRFLAQILRLNGVSVGHYTSPHIFKFNERFWLNGEIVSDELLQDTHERLLSMLSDEFRVKTSYFEYATLLAAVLFESCDYFICEAGMGGELDATNVFDKCLSVFTPIGIDHISTLGNTLEAISATKFKAMCDTALLNDDMNETSVKIAFNIAKSLGSNLKFASETLNDNDKKQIKIYADKFDLADFLHSNLTLASAVAKILLEKLDISNLTDLDLRGRCEKIASNLYVDVGHNELGAVAIVSKFSSNEFKDKKLTLIYNTFMDKDFHAVLSVLKPILKQVLIYHYDCDGRELGGKNLIKALDKLGIIYRKFDNSDMSEILVKNSDEIYLAFGSFYLVEAFLRDYYAGKGL
- a CDS encoding GGDEF domain-containing protein; amino-acid sequence: MAAISVSQIVKEALTEIKNRHLMLTPENYTDIFNEISKKYGFVTEESRKIEKYISRLSLEYRNQASNLNIKTIDEFVAFMTARLVRNSSQQNTQTSAIDENIFKSLNSFARRVLQAITVLHNKNAKILAEDGMKLLAQKYDDKDLDAMREKWFKFIDSYNPEFLDFLKYYGVRSFDDLPMMSKELENFLTLKQDRSGIALIADLIMFALEPSITNELTSELNELKNEITQNPTLLETQELRDKIKGFVERRIEEDKAEIKQQIGSLNDVLESIGDKISEIVISSNLSSQKMQNIRQNIKDISLNTNTIGQVKNMILEVANALEIESQEFGIEMSNNQATISDLQNRVSSLEKELEAAKLESQEDYLTKVATKRALMKELDKIESSYKRYGHDYSLCFVDIDFFKNINDNYGHDAGDIILSTVAKILKKNLRDIDFVGRYGGEEFVILLPSASLKDAVKCADKLRVMIDGFKFIYKTDRIKVSISSGVATRGANASSALTLEAADKMLYAAKQGGRNQVMPKIIDEI